The Rissa tridactyla isolate bRisTri1 chromosome 1, bRisTri1.patW.cur.20221130, whole genome shotgun sequence DNA segment CCAGTTTCAGGTGGGCGAGAGGCTTGGGAGTGCATGTTCAAGCTGTCAGCTCTCCCCAGCTATTGTTGTGACCCTTTTCTTGGAGGATTTCCATCAAAAAGAGGGGTCAGGTTGGCGAGACTGCCGTTAACATGTAAGCAAGATAAACACGCTTAcggaaaaaagcaaacatttcagctggaggaggaaggtggtCCCAGGCAGAAGCAGGTGGGAGGTTTTTGGGTGGCATATTTGGGGTGCTCAGCTTCTATGATAAGCAGACCCCAGGGGACTCCCCCGACCTCGGATCCGAGTGAGGTGACCCCATCTCTGCTCTCTCACGCAGAGTTCTTTGCTGAGGATGGCTCGGAGTTGATCCTGCCCTTTGGAGGGCTGCGAGGACGAGGAGCAATGAAGCAAGACCCCCCGATTGTGCGGGATCTCTACCTCTCCCTTGAAGACCTGTTCTACGGCTGCACCAAGAAGATTAAGATCTCCCGCAGGGTAGGGGCAGTGGGGGCGAAGGGGAGAATTTTGGGCTGGACTCTCCTCTCGGAGAGGAGAGTTGGCAGCAGAGCCTGAGACTTTGGGGCTGGTCCCACTCAGGGGGCTCGGCAGCCCATGGCACCATGTTTGTGCTGCGGGGAGGGATCTGAACCAAACCCAGCACAAATGCTGGCAGGATTTGAACTGGTACCTTCCTCTCTGGGCTTGGGAAAGGGAatgtttcagcctggagaagagaaggctccggggagaccttattgcagctttccagtatctgaagggggcctacaagaaagctggagagggactttttacaagagcatgttgtgataggacaaggggtaatggtttcaaactagaagaggagagatttaggttagatatagGAAGAcgtttttcactctgagggtggtgattccctggcccaggttgcccagagaagctgtggctgccccatccctggaggggttcaaggccaggttggccggggcttggagcaacctggtctagtgggagatgtccctgcccaggacaggggggtggcactggatggtctttaaggtcacttccaacccaaaccattttatgattctatgaatgcaaCATAAGGGGTGATGTGAAAGCTCATGGAAAGGAAGgactgatttcagagaggaatggAGGAGCACAGCATTTCCCGGGCTCCCCCTGGTTTCACTTTCACATGGGGCTGTGTCTTCTTTCTGCTCTCAGTGACCTGTATCCACGCCCCCCACCCCTTTCACTGTCCCGATCTTCTGGTTCCAGCCCTGAGTTTCTCCTACTTGATCTGTCCCAACTTGTTCCCGCAGCCACTTTGCTGAGTAGTGTGAGCTGTCCTTGCTCTCCTCTCTGCCACCTTGCATGCAGCTGGATGAGCAGTGCGGTTAAAAACCCCTCTCTTTGGGCACCTCAGTGTCATAGATCACCTCTTGGTGTTGTCCCTTAGGGGGCTGACATCCCCCTAAAGGGGATGTCActgtggagaaggacttaggggtacaggtggatggagagctggatgagccagcaatgtgcgctggcagcccagaaagctccccgcagcctgggctgcatccccagcagcgtgggcagcagggcgaggggggggattctgcccctctgctccgctcgggggagacccccctgcagtgctgcctccagctctggggcctcagcacaggagagacacggagctgctggagcggggccagaggaggccctggagatgctgggagggctggagcccctctgctgggaggacgggctgagagagttgggggggttcagcctggagaagagaaggctccagggagaccttggagccccttccagtccctcaaggggctccaggaaagctggggagggactctggatgagggaggggagccatgggacgagggggaaggggtttccactgcaagaggggagactgagctgagatctgaggcagaaattcttgtctgtgagggtggtgagcccctggcccaggttgcccagagaggtgggagatgccccatccctggaaacattccagaccaggttggacggggcttggagcaacctgttccagttgaagatgtccctgcccatggcaggggggttggactagatgggctttaaaggtcccttcccacctaaaccatTCTCCGATTCTATGACAGACTGGGTAGCTGCCCAGGGTGTGCCTGCCCCGTGTGTGGGACTGTGTCTGTCACCGCAGGCTCGTGATCCATCTGGGGGCTCACCGCTGCCATGGATGGACTCCAGCACCTGGTGCTGGCTGCTCTGATgacagagcagagctgagctCCCACCTGGTCTCAGACCCACCTCTCCGGACAGGACCCAGCTCTTCTAATTCCTTCCATCCACCCTCCAGGTGATGAATGAAGATGGTCAAACCAGTACTATCAGAGATAAGATCTTAACGATCGACGTGCAGCCGGGGTGGAAGCAGGGCACTAGGATCACCTTCGAGAAGGAAGGAGACCAGGTAATGACGGTGGTGGGATGTTCTGGGCCAGATTTCCTCAGAACCGACCACACGCTCTTTGCAGGTTTCCTATTTCGGCAGGCTGTGGGCAGTTGGTGGTGTGGCTAATGGTTAATTCAGGCTAATTATTGTTCTCAGAAACACTCTAAGGAGCCCTTCCTGCCTGGATTTTCCTTAGGATAGATAAAAACTAATTGAAAAGAGTGATTCTTTTGCCTGGCATCACCTTTGTGAAACCCAGTCTGATTTCCCTTGGCTTAGCGTGAGTCTTATCAAagacttctttttgttgttgttttttccttaaaggaagaaaataccttTCCCTTCTCCGTAGCCAGCTGAAAGGAGCAACAAAGGGGCAGGCATTTGTGTCACCTTTCCTTGTGTAAAATCATTGGGGTTACACCAAACCATTTCCAGGTATCTTTATTGTTTTCCTTGATTTTTAGGGCCCAAATGTCATTCCAGCTGACATCACCTTCGTCGTCCAAGAGAAAATCCACCCGAGGTTTAAGAGAGACAACGACAACCTCGCTTACGTTGCCACCATCCCCCTGGGAAAGGTAAAGAGCCAAACGAGGGGACGGAGCCAGCCCCAGCTTACGTTTTCCCTCGGGGGCTGTAAATGCAGCTCCGGGTGCTGCTCTCTGTGCCTTGCAGGCGCTGGTTGGCTGCATGGTGGAGGTGAGGACGCTGGACGGGAGGCTGCTGAACATCCCCATCAACGACATCGTGGAGTAAGTGCCGTGGGGCAAAAGACCGGTACTGGTGGGCTCAAGTGGTCAGACAGGGCCTTTCTGCAGAGCTTGGTGGCCAAGGAGGTGAATGGGCGTTTGGGAGGAACTTCAGCGTTGGCCTGTTCCTCCTTGGCAAGAACTCAGCACTTCCCAAGCACGTCCCCATTGCCTGGATTACTGGTGTGCTTCAAAAGCTTTTCCAGCAGGTTCAGGGCTGGGAATTCTAGCTGGGAGGAGGCGGATACTGCCCACTGTGAGCTACTTGCCTGGTTGGGGGCCGTGTTGCTGGTGGTAGAAGCAGGGAGAGGGCTTGGCGTGGGTGGGATGAGGTGAGATGAGGGCTGGATGGTACAGCCTGCAGGGCAAGGAACCCTGGGGACACAAGGCTGGAAGAGGAGGGCAGGCCACCGGTTGAAGCTGGAGGAGCAAACCTGCCCTAACAAACCTGCTCAGAAGCATGCGTGGGGCTCTGCACGTCGGGGCTCGGTGTGGTGGCCCCCGTGTCAGGATCATCCTGCAGCTCCTCAGCCCCTTCCTTTGCTTTGCAGCCCCAAATACTGTAAAGTGGTGCCAGGGGAGGGGATGCCGCTGCTCCAGGACCCCCGGCGCAAGGGTGACCTCCACATATATTTCAACATCTGCTTTCCCAAGAAGCTCACGCGTGACAAGAAACTGCTCTTGAAAAGCGCTCTCCTGTCCTAGGGGACAACAACCTTCCCGCTCTTCTCCCACCAATAAAGCTCTGGGGCTGGCCCTGTGACCGGGCAGAGGTTGttcccagcaccgagcaccctaaAACACAGCACCCTTGAGGCTGTTTCCCCTGGGAACTTGGATCCGTGTTGCTTTCCAGACTCTTCTCCATAGCTGCCACCCCATGGCAGCAGCACCACAGCGATGCGGAGGGAGATGGAagattttgggggggttggagtACTGTCATGTGCGTGGCAACAGTGATGGTTTGGGGGTGACTGTGCGCAGGGTGATGAGTGAAAGACCAAAACCAGGGAAGAGAAGACCACAAGATTTACTCAAATTCTTGCTGCACGCACTACAGCTTTCTCCTTGGTGGGCGCCTCGCAGATGTGATCCCCTTCAGTGTCTGCGAGCGAGGCACCACCGGGAAGGTGGTGATGGCAGCGTTGGGCTCAGGAGGGGACATCCTACCAGCCACGCGTGGCCATCAGGCCCCGTTTCAGCTGCTCGTAGGTGACCAACGTCACGGTGTTCCAGGAGCCGAGTTGCAGGAACGAGGGCACGAACCTCCCGCAGCAGCCAAGGTCATCACATGCCATCCCAGAGCGATGGTGCCTCCACCCCAGAAGTGCCTACGttttggaagaggagagaaaagggtgGCAAACCCCTACTCACCCCTTGTAGAAAGCCTCGAGCTCCTCATTTCTCAGCAGGGTGAGGGCACAGCTCCCGACACTCCTGTACTGGCCTGGAGCAGCGTTCATGTACCTCGTCTTCACCACGTCCACGGGGGAGACAATGAGTGTGGCCCAGAAAGTGTCCCTGAAGGCAGAGGTGAAGTGGCAGGGGACGCTTTCTGACCAGAAAGAGCTGTGGTGGGATTTATGAGCCTGGATTATTTTAGGGACACAACCCAGGGGCTCCCTCCCTACACGGGGTGGATGCTCGCGATGGAAATCGGCCGCAGCCCTGGCCGTGCctccacagcagagctggggccccccccccccgcctgagGTGGGATTGGAGCAGCGTGTCCTGGGTGGGATCGTAGGTCTCACCTGGGTGAGATCGTAGCTCAGCGCAGTTCACTATGGCGCTGCGAGTGCTGTTGGGGGACGGTCCTGCGTGGACCAGAGCATTCAGGGCCACGGTGCCGGAGCCATCCTAGTGTGCTCCCTGGGGGCTGCACCCACCTCTGCACAACCCATGGACACCCTCCTGCTTGGCGATGGTCCTGTGGCCATCTACGGAGCCCTGGTAACACCGACCACCCTCCCTGACAGTTTGGAACCGCACCTTCACCGCGTCTGTTGTCTGGGGGGAGGCCACCACCATGGCCCCCGTGGTGCAGCCAGCCACCAGCCAGCTCCCCAGCCCGGCGCCTGGAGAGAGTACGGGCAAGGTGGGGAGCGgaaagaagaatatttaaaaatataaatcaccCATCCCCCCATGAAGTGCTTCCATCACCCAGTTGCAACTCTTATCAGGACTAAACCCCGATCCTGCGCAGTTTTGGTGCCCATGGAGGGGCTGCCCAGCAGgacaaccccccccgccccccgtccagGGACTTATGTTGTGACCCTTTGGTGtggggctgcttctcccagtcGTACAGCCTGAGGCGGAGGGAGGTGAAGGTCATCTGCCACTGCAGCCCGGCCACCAGCCCCCTGTAGAGGCTGCGGAGTCCCTCTGTCCTCCCCACGGTGGTGATGGTGCCGAAGACCCCCTTGTACTGCGCCTGACCCGTGAGCTTCGCCTCCCCCTGAATCTGTGTGGGGAGAAAATGGGGTGAAGAGGATTTACGTaaccacagacaccccccccccagcccggggctgcgggaTGTTGGGGGTGGAGGGCAGGGGAGCCCGGCTCATCTGCAGCAGCGCTTTGGCCGTGTCCAAGGGGAAGGTGATGAGATCAGGCAGCCATCCCAGCCCCAACGAACTTCACGGTGGCCATCGGGGGCATCGCGTGAGGCTTGAACCCAGCCGTGGTGGGGGCGGCCGGCAGAGAGGAGCGAGAAGGGGTTGGGTGCAGCAGGGGACAAAAATTGAGGGGGTTTGTCATGTTCAGGAGAGCCGGGGCTCTGGCCGAGGCACCAATCAATGTTTCAGAGGGTCCGCGCGCAGCTCGCTTGGCTGCTGTGACTGTCGCCACCACTTCACATCCACGCAGCCTCCACACGTCCCGTTTTTCACCCGTTACACCCCCCCAGCCTTTTCAGGAACAGCATGGGGGACAATCCTCGTTTCATCTCCCCTCTGTGGCATCAGAGCTGGGTGACACCAAGCCGAGGGCACAGAGGGAGCAGGATCCCTCCTTTGGCCTCCTCACCCTCTTCCTTTCTCCGCTGGGACTTCCAGATCGACGGCATGGGGCCCCAGCCCTTCCCCGTCCCAGCTCAACCTCATCCCGCTCCCCAGAGGCTGGGACCCCCATGGGGTGTCCGTTCCCTGccgctggggctggtggtggggaaaACGGGCACCCCAGGCATCACGCCAGCTCTGCCGGCTTTCACCCACATTTTTGGGAGCACTGCGGTACCTCGGGGGCTTCGGCCTTCCCTGACGGTGTCCTGCGCATCCCAGGTGTTTTGCGAGGCTGcttcccagttctcccagtccaTGGAAAGCGGTGGTGGCAGTGGGTGACAACTCAGGCTCACGCCAGTcctggggcaaggagaggggTGGGAACTGCCTGCCGTGGGTGCCGTGGCCCCCCCAGGAGGTGGGAGGATGCAGGTTGGGATCCCCAGCTGCAgggattggggggtgggggggggtggccaGGCACCCCTGCACCCACCCCACTGCATGGGGGggcttggggcagggggggaccccCTGCGTGCACCCCACTCAGGGCTGTTGGGGATCCCCAGCAGAGCCCgggaagggatgggggggttccctggggatgggggtccccagcagagcccggggacTCACCTGCTGCCGCGGGGCCGGTAATGCGGAGGGGCCGCGAGGCCCCGGCTCTTACCAGCGCGGCCGCTCCTCCCCGGGGCGGGAGGCCCCGGGTTCGAGACCCGGAGGCGGCAGGTGGGAACGCTGGGGGTCGCCGGTTCGAGACCCGGCGGCgacgggagggagggggaaacgTCGGTTCGAGACCCGGTAGCGGCAGGTTGAACACAGGTGAGGGTCCCCACCGTGAAGGGTTGGGGGAGACCATCACCATGGCACCAAGGCTGCGTGCCCCACCCTCCTTGGTGCTGGGGGTGCCTCCCACATGGAGGGGGGGCAGCGGCTCTCGGCTCTTTGCACCCACAAGTGGAATGTGTGGCCATGAACCCACATGCCCAGcttgatgctttttatttttcctaatcaCAGAAATAATCTCTGCTAAAGCTGATCCCCGATGGCACATGACACTCGGGGAAGCTTTCGGATAAGGCCTGGTTTGCCTTTTCCAGTGGCACCCCCAGGGTCGGGGGAACGACCCTaaatccctcccaaaaaaaaaggcaatcagaCTGCTGCGATCAGACCCCACAGGGGCGGTTTATTGGAAGCGTCGGTAAGGAATATCAGGAATCACCACATCCCCCAGCCCTCGACTCGGTCCCGCCTGCCCGCACTGCTCGCCTTGTTCCCACCACTGCCGGGAAGCTCTTCCCGGCTGGAAAAAACCTACAAATGCGTTTTTCTTCCTCCCTAAACTCCTCTCTGAACACCTCCATTCTCCCACGTTTCTCTGCAAACAGCGTCGTTTCTCCTCCTGTCTCGCCGGTCCCTCTCGGGGTTTCCCCGTTGGGCTGGGGGTGTCGCTGCTCCCCCGCCGCTCCAGCAATTAATATAATTTACTCTTGTGTCTCGCCAACGCTGACGAGAAAGgccggggtgtgtgggggggtcagGATTGGGGCGTCCGGGCCAGCACCGCGACGCGTTGCAGCTGCTCGTAGGAGATGAACATCACCACGTTCCAGGAGCCGAGCCGCAGGAAGGAGGGGACGAACCTATGCCGGGAAGAGCAGCGCTGGAGGGGACATCGCGGGGACATCCCCGCGgtccccaaagccctgcctggtGCCCCGGTGGCGGCACACGGGTTAGGACACGCGTGGTGTGCCGGGCAATGCCGTGGTGTCAAGCGGAGCCGGTCCACCCCAGTGTCTGTGCACTGAGTTGGCCGGTGCTCAGCGGGGCTTCCCCAAACTCACCCCTTGTAGAAGCCGGCGAGGCCGTCCTGCATGAGCAGGGCGAGGAGGCAGCTGAGCGCGTTCCGGTACTGCCCGGGACCGGCGTTCATGTACCGCGTCTTCACCACGTCCACTGGCGACGCCACCACCGTGGCGCAGAAGCCGGCCCCAAAGGCGGCCACGAAGTGGCAGGGGATGTTGTCTGTGGGGCAGACCCAGGGGTTGAGGGTTGCAGGGACGGGGATGGCACCCAGCCGCGTCCCCCTGGTACCATCCTTACCTGTCATCAGCTGCGTCCGCAGCAGCGCGTCCTTAATGAGGTCGTAGGTGACGAGCTCCCCGCAGTTGACGATGGCATTGCGGGCGATGTTAGGCAGCGTCCCTGTGCAGGAGGGGGGTGGTATCGAGGATGGTGGTCACATCCCCTCCTGGAGCATCCCGGAtgggtgctccagccctgctttcctcactcctgtccccatcccatccctgtctccatccctgttccCTTCCttatccccattcccatccccattaCTACTGCTGTTCCCATTTCTATTCCAATTCCCATTCctattcccatcccatccctgtctccatccctgtccccttcctcatccccattcctgttcccattcccatcccatccctgtccccattcccatgcTTGTACCTTTcctcatccccattcccatctcttttcccatttctgttcccattcccatcccatgcCTGTCCCCAAcgcatccccatcccatcccatccctgtcctcattCCCATTCTTGTCCCCATCTGCCCCTACCTCTCCAGAGCCCACGGACGCCCTCCTCCCTGGCGATGGTGCGGTAGGCATCCACGGTGCCGCTGTACCTCCGGGCACTCTCCGGCATCGCCCCGTTGGCCTGGAACCGTACCTTGACCACGTCGGTGGGTTGGGCGCACgccaccgccaccgcccccgTGGTGCAGCCCGCCAGCACCCGCGCCGCCAGCCCTGTGCCTGGAGAGGGCAGGCgctgggacccccggctctgTGGGgacccccagctgtgtggggacaCCCAGCCCTGCGGGGACCCCTGGCTGTATGGGGACACCCAGCCCTGCAAGGATCCCTGCCTGCGTGGGGACCACCAACCCCGCGGGGACCCCTGGCTGcatggggaccccccagccccgcggggaccCCTGGCTGCGTGGGGACCCCAGGGTGAGCAGCCAGGGGTTGTGGGGTGCTTAGTGGGGGGGGCGCAGCTTGGGGGTTGTGCACACCAGGGTGGGTTGTTCACCCCGGGGTGGGCTGTTTGCCATCGTGGTGGGTTGTGCCCCTCCGGGAGAGGGTCGTGCATTGGGACGGGGGTGCGCGCAGGGACGGGGACGGTGCGGGGGGGTCCTGATCGCGTCGACACTCACTCTCAGCGCCCTTAGGGGTGTAGAGCTGCTTCACCGAGTCGTAGAGCCCGATGCGGATGGAGGCGAAGCTCATCTGCCGCTGCAGCCCAGCCGCCAGCCCGCTGTAGAGGCTGCGGGGTCCCTCCGTCCTCACCATGGTGCTCAGCGTCCCCAAAACACCCCGGTACTCCACGGCGCTGGTGCTCCGGGGGATCCGCACCTCGCCCTGGATCTACGGGATGCCGACCGCGTCACCCTGCCCTCCGCCTCCCCCAAAACGCCACCAACTCCGGAGTGGAGCCGGCACGGGGGCGGGGGTCTGGCTGTTGTGGGGTGTTCCCTCCACccgtgggattttggggggctggTGGATCGTACCTGCAGCCGCACTTTGGCGGTGTCCAGGGGGAAGGTGCAGAGGTCGGCGATGCAGGCGGCTGTCCCCGCGCTGATGAACTTCACGGCGGCTGTTGGGGGCACTTCAGGGGGTTTCAGACCCACCATcgtggcagaggggctggaaggaaagaggggggtggtttggggaggagCCGGGATGCTGCGTTGGATGGAGATTCAAACAGGAGTCCGGCATAGGGACAGAGGTGACCATGTGCCGTAGTGGCTCTGGCTGGCTTTGGACAGCCCTGAAAGCCAAATCCTGCCCTGTTTCCTCGCCTGcatccctggggaaactgaggcacggggcttCCTCACTCAGCCCGGGGCttgcccaccccccccacaccctggCCAAAATGGGGGCGCTCGGTGAAAACTTCTCCTCCCACGATGACTTGCCCGGGGCTGGGTCCCCCGTGGCCTCACCGTTGGGACCTCAGCACCGTGTCCCTGCTCCGGCCTTACACCCCTCTCTGTGCAACCATCAACCTGAGAGCCGGCTCCTTGGCCCCCACCTTAAATAGCACCGGGGAGGACATTCCAGCGGCCGCGGGGATCGGGTGACAGTGTAACCCAGTTCCCCCGGTGGCATTTGAGTCGATGAGAGCGGGGTCACCCAACACCCGTGACGGGGAGGCGGCGTTTCAGCCCTCTGCTCCCCCTCAGGGTGCCGGCATGGGGGCGTGTGGGGGGGTCCTGCCTGGACCACCAGCACCCATCGGAGCGAAGCTTTGGGGCAGTAGCCCCCGACAGCGTGGCCCTGCCTGTTTGGTGGCCGCTGGGACCTTAGGGATGGGGCAGTAATTTGGATTTTTAACCTAAACGCGCTCTGGGAAGGTGGAGATGCAGAAAACACTTGCCCGAGGCTTTAGAAGCGAGCGGTTTGGGGCAGGGCAGAACtttgtgcccccccgcccccccggtggGGCAGGTGGGACACCTTTGCTCCTCGCACGGACCACACAGCCGTCATTCATCCCGGGCAGCTGCCGTGTGCCGGTGGGATTTCCTCCGCAGGGTGTAACGTGGCCCCCAGCTCACGTGGAGCGGCCCGAGGGCAGGGGACACGCAGGGGGAAATCCCTCCCGTGTTCCTGCTCCGCACCGACAAAACCACGACGCCCTTTTGAGCGCGGCCGGGCGCTGGGTCTGCAGCCCGGGGGAAGGACAAGGCTGGGGGCCAAGGGTGGGGTGACGGCTCAAGAAATgccccttttcctcccttttcttaaAACTCGGTGTTTAACCCTTGGTGCTATTTAGCTTTACACGCGCAAAGCCCGAAGGGACGCGCTCGCCAAAGATCGCACGTCCCTGCTGCTGCGCGGAAAGGCTCTGCCCTCGCGAGCGAGCTCACGTGAGGGCACAAGAGGGATTTTGGCCTGATTTGAGACCCCGAAGCCACCTTTGCTCCGTCCATCGGGCTCCGAGCAGAAGCTCGTCTGTCACTGACGCCCctctccagctgcctgccctcctgtTTTCCCGGCCGGCCGGACCGTGCGCCACCGCTGACCTAAACgcaaaaggaagcagctgtttaTCTCATGCCCGAGCTGTAACTCAGGAGTCAACACCGTCACCTCCTATGTCACCGCGTTCCCAACCCGGCCAGCATCCCGCCTGACTTTTTTGGGGATGCCACCgggatcagcagcagcagcagcaggacgcCCACGCGTCACTCCTGTCCTGGCAGGAGGACGTGCTGTACGGGGACACTTGGCGCGGTCATCGCCCAACCCTCACCCGgcgagggcagggagaggggacgcGTTTGCAGGGCTGCGGGTGGGAGACACGTGGCAGCGGTGACATCCAGGCGGCCCCTGCTTTGGGCACTGGCGGGAGGCTCGGAGCTCCGTAGGCAGCGCGCGGACACTGCGGAACGGATTCTACCACCAAGGGGTCCAACCCGGCGTGGGCAAGTTGTGAATCAGGCATTTAGGATTTCCCCGGTGATAAACCAAACTGCAGAGGTGGGAGGAAAAGGGTTGCagtactgtgtccggttttgggtctccggttccagaaggacagggaactgctggagaggggacagcaaagggctaccagggtgatgaggggactggaacacctctctgatggagaaaggctgagggatttgggtctcttcagtctggaaaaaagacgactgaggggggatctcatcaacgcttagaaatactgaaagggtgggtgtcaggaggatggggccaggctcttctcagtggtgcccggggacaggacaaggggcaacgggcacaaacttgagcataggaagttccacctaaacatgaggaggaacttctttcctgtgagggtggcagagccctgtcacaggctgcccagagaggtggtggagtctccgtctctggagacattcaaa contains these protein-coding regions:
- the LOC128911763 gene encoding mitochondrial uncoupling protein 3-like isoform X2; the encoded protein is MVGLKPPEVPPTAAVKFISAGTAACIADLCTFPLDTAKVRLQIQGEVRIPRSTSAVEYRGVLGTLSTMVRTEGPRSLYSGLAAGLQRQMSFASIRIGLYDSVKQLYTPKGAESTGLAARVLAGCTTGAVAVACAQPTDVVKVRFQANGAMPESARRYSGTVDAYRTIAREEGVRGLWRGTLPNIARNAIVNCGELVTYDLIKDALLRTQLMTDNIPCHFVAAFGAGFCATVVASPVDVVKTRYMNAGPGQYRNALSCLLALLMQDGLAGFYKGFVPSFLRLGSWNVVMFISYEQLQRVAVLARTPQS
- the LOC128911763 gene encoding mitochondrial uncoupling protein 3-like isoform X1 translates to MVGLKPPEVPPTAAVKFISAGTAACIADLCTFPLDTAKVRLQIQGEVRIPRSTSAVEYRGVLGTLSTMVRTEGPRSLYSGLAAGLQRQMSFASIRIGLYDSVKQLYTPKGAESTGLAARVLAGCTTGAVAVACAQPTDVVKVRFQANGAMPESARRYSGTVDAYRTIAREEGVRGLWRGTLPNIARNAIVNCGELVTYDLIKDALLRTQLMTGKDGTRGTRLGAIPVPATLNPWVCPTDNIPCHFVAAFGAGFCATVVASPVDVVKTRYMNAGPGQYRNALSCLLALLMQDGLAGFYKGFVPSFLRLGSWNVVMFISYEQLQRVAVLARTPQS
- the DNAJB13 gene encoding dnaJ homolog subfamily B member 13 isoform X1, whose translation is MGQDYYAVLELGRGATDADIKKAYRKLALKNHPLKCKEPWAPKRFRQLAEAYDVLSDPMKKGIYDKFGEEGLKGGIPLEFGGENPWTVGYVFHNNPDKVFREFFGGDNPFAEFFAEDGSELILPFGGLRGRGAMKQDPPIVRDLYLSLEDLFYGCTKKIKISRRVMNEDGQTSTIRDKILTIDVQPGWKQGTRITFEKEGDQGPNVIPADITFVVQEKIHPRFKRDNDNLAYVATIPLGKALVGCMVEVRTLDGRLLNIPINDIVDPKYCKVVPGEGMPLLQDPRRKGDLHIYFNICFPKKLTRDKKLLLKSALLS